In one Lycium barbarum isolate Lr01 chromosome 7, ASM1917538v2, whole genome shotgun sequence genomic region, the following are encoded:
- the LOC132603583 gene encoding uncharacterized protein LOC132603583: MHIQKANLRSLFISDEWNNSKFAKEVMGKEVARIMMSYTFWNNVFHALKIGGPLIKVLRLVDGEQKPPMGYLFEAMDRVKESIRKSFSDPHKYAKVFDIIDKRWADQLHQPLHAAGNLLNPSSFYDNNEMRLLNAKVTKGFHESVAKLVPNIDEQDQIGDQLSAYTNSEGTFGFPMAIRQRKKKSPVEWWRLYGGDTPELQKFAIKVLGLTCSSSGCERNWSVFEHIHSKKRNRLTLKRLNDLVFIKYNRTLRRRYNARNVIDPIGLDNIDDANEWLTGVENADDEAIF, encoded by the exons ATGCATATACAAAAGGCCAATTTGAGAAGCTTGTTCATTTCGGATGAATGGAACAATAGTAAATTTGCAAAAGAAGTCATGGGGAAAGAAGTTGCAcgcataatgatgtcttatacTTTTTGGAATAATGTTTTTCATGCTCTTAAAATTGGTGGGCCGTTGATTAAAGTACTTCGTTTGGTGGATGGAGAACAAAAACCACCCATGGGCTACCTTTTTGAAGCTATGGATAGGGTTAAGGAGTCTATACGAAAATCATTTAGTGACCCACATAAGTATGCAAAGGTCTTTGACATCATTGATAAAAGGTGGGcggatcaacttcatcaacctTTGCATGCCGCTGGGAATTTGTTGAACCCGTCAAGCTTTTATGATAATAATGAGATGCGATTACTAAATGCAAAAGTGACGAAGGGATTCCATGAGAGTGTTGCTAAGTTGGTTCCCAATATAGATGAGCAAGATCAAATAGGGGACCAACTAAGTGCTTATACTAATTCTGAAGGGACCTTTGGGTTTCCAATGGCTATAAGACAAAGAAAGAAGAAGTCTCCAG TTGAATGGTGGAGGCTTTATGGTGGAGACACTCCAGAATTACAAAAGTTTGCCATCAAAGTTCTAGGTCTAACTTGTAGCTCTTCCGGATGTGAGAGAAACTGGAGCGTGTTTGAACAT ATTCATAGCAAGAAGAGGAATAGACTAACCCTAAAGCGCCTCAATGACCTAGTGTTCATAAAATATAATAGAACATTGAGGCGTCGTTACAATGCTCGCAATGTAATTGATCCAATTGGTTTGGACAATATTGATGATGCCAATGAATGGCTCACCGGGGTTGAGAATGCTGACGATGAAGCAATTTTTTAG
- the LOC132601611 gene encoding uncharacterized protein LOC132601611, with amino-acid sequence MSEDPAWKYGKKLSETNRTAVMCLFCDKITKGGIFRHKQHLIGTFSDVARCLRCPENVREEIKTYVEGKKELKRQMLHQPTVTNLDDDDDETEEGEAVDLSVRSKSQKRTTYGPTSIVKGPLDCYYQPKPTDNAGTSSKKNLKDTALRLLRERAVAAFSRWMYDAGLPFNCVKCQPY; translated from the coding sequence ATGTCCGAAGACCCGGCTTGGAAGTATGGGAAAAAACTTAGTGAGACCAATCGGACTGCAGTTATGTGTTTGTTTTGTGATAAGATAACTAAAGGAGGAATCTTTCGCCACAAACAACATCTTATTGGTACCTTTAGCGATGTTGCACGCTGTCTAAGATGTCCGGAGAATGTGAGGGAAGAAATAAAAACATATGTCGAAGGAAAAAAGGAACTAAAACGTCAAATGTTACATCAACCAACTGTAACTAATCTTGACGACGACGATGATGAAACAGAAGAAGGTGAAGCTGTTGATTTGTCCGTTCGTTCAAAATCACAAAAACGAACAACTTATGGACCAACCTCCATTGTGAAAGGTCCTTTAGATTGCTATTATCAACCGAAGCCAACTGATAATGCAGGGACAAGCAGTAAAAAAAATTTGAAAGACACCGCTTTACGGCTTTTGAGGGAGCGTGCAGTTGCGGCTTTTTCACGATGGATGTATGATGCAGGGCTCCCCTTCAATTGTGTCAAGTGTCAACCATATTGA